A window of Streptomyces sp. SAI-127 contains these coding sequences:
- a CDS encoding hemolysin III family protein: MTAEDTQPQAHGRDPQPRPGTTPDVSRPAVDAPAGPTGRPTAAGLEGGAERVAAALKPRMRGWLHAGVFPLSLVGGIVLIAISRSAAAVAACSVYALSACLLFGTSGVYHRGTWGPRGEAVLRRLDHANIFLIIAGTYTPLAVLLLPAGQQRVLLAVVWAGALAGIAFRILWIGAPRWLYTPCYIALGWVAVFNLPDFARTGGTAVVVLVIAGGLLYTAGAVVYGLKRPDPSPAWFGFHEVFHALTIAAFTAHYTAILLAAT, from the coding sequence ATGACCGCCGAAGACACTCAGCCGCAGGCACACGGGCGCGATCCCCAGCCTCGCCCCGGCACCACTCCCGACGTCTCGCGCCCCGCGGTCGATGCGCCTGCCGGTCCAACCGGCCGACCGACTGCCGCCGGCCTGGAAGGCGGGGCGGAGCGTGTGGCCGCTGCGCTGAAGCCGAGGATGCGCGGCTGGCTGCACGCCGGCGTCTTCCCCCTGTCCCTGGTCGGCGGCATCGTCCTGATCGCCATCTCACGCTCGGCGGCGGCAGTGGCGGCCTGCTCGGTGTACGCGCTGTCGGCCTGTCTGCTGTTCGGCACCAGCGGGGTCTACCACCGCGGAACGTGGGGTCCGCGCGGGGAGGCGGTCCTGCGGCGGCTGGACCACGCGAACATCTTCCTGATCATCGCCGGCACCTACACCCCGCTGGCGGTACTGCTGCTGCCCGCGGGTCAGCAGCGGGTGCTGCTGGCCGTGGTGTGGGCGGGTGCCCTCGCCGGCATCGCCTTCCGCATCCTGTGGATCGGGGCTCCCCGGTGGCTGTACACCCCGTGCTACATCGCGCTGGGCTGGGTCGCCGTCTTCAACCTGCCCGACTTCGCCCGCACCGGCGGCACCGCGGTCGTCGTACTCGTCATCGCGGGCGGTCTGCTCTACACCGCGGGCGCCGTCGTCTACGGACTCAAGCGCCCCGACCCCTCACCGGCCTGGTTCGGCTTCCACGAGGTCTTCCACGCCCTCACCATCGCGGCCTTCACCGCGCACTACACGGCCATCCTTCTGGCAGCCACATGA
- a CDS encoding TetR/AcrR family transcriptional regulator, with translation MTPGARRALTAASRLFYERGIHAVGVDLIAAEAGVTKKTLYDRFGSKEQIVVEYLADRDERWRTYVMERLEAAAPGAVDRVRAVFDASREWMDDNSPKGCSMVNAHAEISDPAHPAYAIITGQKAWMLRLFTDLAPDHARALMLLHEGALVAHGLHVFADPIAVAREEATALVGGQGA, from the coding sequence ATGACGCCGGGTGCGCGGCGCGCCCTCACCGCGGCGTCCCGGTTGTTCTACGAGCGAGGGATCCACGCGGTCGGCGTGGACCTGATCGCCGCCGAGGCCGGGGTGACGAAGAAGACGCTCTACGACCGGTTCGGCTCCAAGGAGCAGATCGTCGTGGAGTACCTCGCCGACCGGGACGAACGCTGGCGGACGTATGTCATGGAGCGGCTGGAGGCGGCCGCGCCGGGGGCCGTCGACCGGGTCCGCGCGGTCTTCGACGCGTCTCGGGAGTGGATGGACGACAACAGCCCCAAGGGGTGCAGCATGGTCAACGCCCATGCCGAGATCAGCGACCCCGCCCATCCGGCGTACGCGATCATCACCGGTCAGAAGGCGTGGATGCTCCGCCTCTTCACCGACCTGGCCCCCGACCATGCCCGCGCCCTCATGCTCCTCCACGAGGGCGCACTGGTCGCCCACGGGCTGCACGTCTTCGCCGACCCGATCGCGGTCGCCCGCGAGGAGGCGACCGCGCTGGTCGGCGGACAGGGCGCGTAG
- the thrS gene encoding threonine--tRNA ligase — protein MNPTNHINPMQHDHRRLGRELELFDTDPLMGAGLPYWLPDGAVVRHVLEEYVREAERAAGYRHVYSPVLGKRELYEISGHWSHYGDDMFPPMRLGGEEVVLRPSLCPHHALIYRSRAHSYRELPLRIAELGGMYRSELSGVLGGLTRVRSIQLNDAHIFCTPEQAVAEARAALGLIRRAYDDLGIRASRFRLSLPGDSGKYVADPALWRRATALLEEVLDGIEYESVEGEAAFYGPKIDVQITDPAGRESTLSTVQIDFHQPERFDLHYIGPDGGKHRPVMVHRSIIGSVERAVAHLIEAHGGAFPVWLAPVQLVVLPVGDAQEERAHDLVRQAEARGVRAELSGPGHGTLGARVRAARLVPYQAVIGEREADAGCAAVRLRDGRRPGAVPVDELLERIGARAGDRGAELWAAA, from the coding sequence ATGAACCCCACGAACCACATCAACCCCATGCAGCATGACCACCGCCGACTCGGCCGTGAGCTCGAGCTGTTCGACACCGATCCGCTGATGGGCGCGGGGCTGCCGTACTGGCTGCCCGACGGGGCCGTCGTACGGCATGTCCTGGAGGAGTACGTCAGGGAGGCGGAGCGGGCCGCCGGGTACCGGCATGTGTACTCGCCGGTGCTCGGGAAGCGGGAGCTGTACGAGATCTCCGGGCACTGGTCGCACTACGGCGACGACATGTTCCCGCCGATGCGGCTGGGCGGCGAGGAGGTCGTGCTGCGGCCCAGCCTCTGCCCGCACCACGCGCTCATCTATCGGTCACGGGCCCACAGCTACCGTGAACTTCCCCTGCGGATCGCCGAGTTGGGCGGCATGTACCGCTCCGAACTGTCGGGCGTCCTCGGCGGTCTCACCCGCGTCCGCTCCATCCAGCTCAACGACGCCCACATCTTCTGCACCCCTGAGCAGGCCGTGGCGGAAGCCCGCGCCGCCCTCGGACTCATCCGGCGCGCCTACGACGACCTCGGCATCCGAGCGTCCAGGTTCCGTCTGTCCCTCCCGGGAGACTCCGGCAAGTACGTCGCGGACCCCGCGCTCTGGCGCCGCGCCACCGCCCTCCTCGAAGAGGTCCTGGACGGCATCGAGTACGAGTCGGTCGAGGGCGAGGCGGCTTTCTACGGCCCCAAGATCGACGTACAGATCACCGACCCCGCCGGTCGGGAGTCCACCCTCTCCACCGTCCAGATCGACTTCCACCAGCCCGAACGCTTCGACCTCCACTACATCGGCCCCGACGGCGGCAAACACCGCCCGGTGATGGTCCACCGCAGCATCATCGGCAGCGTGGAACGGGCGGTCGCCCATCTCATCGAGGCGCACGGCGGTGCCTTCCCGGTGTGGCTCGCCCCCGTACAGCTGGTGGTTCTGCCGGTGGGCGACGCCCAGGAGGAACGGGCCCATGACCTCGTACGGCAGGCCGAAGCGCGCGGCGTCCGGGCCGAACTCTCGGGCCCCGGCCACGGCACCCTCGGCGCCCGCGTCCGCGCCGCGCGCCTCGTGCCGTACCAGGCGGTGATCGGGGAGCGGGAGGCCGACGCCGGCTGTGCGGCCGTACGACTGCGGGACGGCCGTAGGCCAGGAGCGGTGCCGGTCGACGAGCTGCTGGAGCGGATCGGTGCCCGGGCCGGTGATCGCGGGGCCGAACTCTGGGCGGCTGCGTAA
- a CDS encoding nucleoside hydrolase: MTGQPIPVIIDCDTGVDDALALLFAVRHPGIDLRAVTCVAGNTDVDGVVRNTLTVLEQAGAGDIPVARGAARPLIEPVRTAQHVHGLDGMGDLGLPAPTRVAVDVDAVTLLRREILASPRPVTLIPTAPLTNIALLLRTHPEVVRNIERIVFMGGAVATGNATPVAEFNVWHDPEAAAVLLTAGVPITMYGLDVFERVVVPAADVQRLRASSEPSLRMAGELLAHRDPATSGDPTPTGGLGDAGAVCAVVDPDGLTTELLPVEVSLAPGPTRGQTVVDRRRRPGESEIHDGEREVTLVDVGLGVDVERYVKLWLTAVEGA, from the coding sequence GTGACCGGTCAGCCCATCCCGGTGATCATCGACTGCGACACCGGTGTCGACGACGCCCTGGCCCTGCTGTTCGCCGTACGGCATCCAGGCATCGATCTGCGCGCGGTCACCTGTGTCGCCGGGAACACCGACGTCGACGGCGTCGTCCGCAACACTCTGACCGTCCTGGAGCAGGCCGGGGCCGGGGACATCCCCGTCGCCCGGGGCGCCGCGCGGCCGCTGATCGAGCCCGTGCGCACCGCGCAGCACGTGCACGGCCTCGACGGCATGGGTGACCTGGGGCTGCCCGCGCCGACCCGGGTGGCGGTGGACGTGGACGCGGTGACCCTGCTCAGGCGGGAGATCCTCGCCTCGCCCCGCCCGGTCACGCTGATCCCGACCGCGCCGCTCACCAACATCGCCCTGCTCCTTCGTACGCACCCCGAGGTGGTGCGGAACATCGAGCGGATCGTGTTCATGGGCGGCGCGGTGGCGACCGGGAACGCCACGCCGGTCGCGGAGTTCAACGTCTGGCACGACCCCGAAGCGGCCGCCGTGCTGCTCACCGCCGGGGTGCCGATCACCATGTACGGCCTGGACGTCTTCGAGCGGGTCGTCGTCCCCGCCGCCGACGTCCAGCGGCTGCGGGCGAGTTCGGAGCCCAGCCTGCGCATGGCCGGGGAACTCCTCGCCCACCGCGACCCGGCCACCTCCGGCGACCCCACCCCCACGGGCGGCCTCGGCGACGCGGGCGCGGTCTGCGCGGTCGTCGACCCGGACGGTCTGACCACCGAACTCCTGCCGGTGGAGGTGAGCCTGGCCCCGGGCCCGACCCGCGGCCAGACCGTCGTCGACCGCCGCCGCCGTCCCGGCGAGTCCGAGATCCACGACGGCGAACGTGAAGTGACGCTCGTGGACGTGGGGTTGGGCGTCGACGTGGAGCGGTACGTGAAGCTGTGGCTGACGGCGGTGGAGGGCGCCTAG
- a CDS encoding helix-turn-helix transcriptional regulator: MAGRNPDRGKTITTVLGRRLGGELLRMREARDLRQAHAAEALTASVTKVAKIERGQVPLRDPDIRALSHLYGETDEAVIGKLLALAKADRERRKAKGWWNQYPQLTAQIEYVALEDIATELRTWQLAFVPGLLQTADYARALAVGNGSWDDLDEIETFVEARMARQARLGGERPLQLWALLHEGAVRQLVGGRDVMRAQLEHLLEAAHLPNVRVQVVPFIVGAHPGMTCAFTVVSFAEPGALDVVQVDTSSTKVWLESETDAAHHNATFDRITRLGLAHSNSVRLIDGIRKEM, encoded by the coding sequence GTGGCAGGCAGGAACCCCGACCGTGGGAAGACCATCACGACCGTTCTGGGGCGGCGGCTCGGTGGTGAGCTGCTGCGGATGCGAGAAGCGCGTGATCTCAGGCAGGCACATGCCGCGGAGGCGCTGACGGCATCCGTCACCAAGGTGGCGAAGATCGAGCGCGGGCAGGTGCCGTTGCGCGATCCCGACATCAGGGCCTTGTCCCATCTGTACGGCGAGACCGACGAGGCAGTTATCGGCAAGTTGCTCGCCCTCGCCAAGGCGGATCGGGAACGGCGTAAGGCAAAGGGCTGGTGGAACCAGTACCCGCAACTGACCGCGCAGATCGAGTACGTGGCCTTGGAGGACATCGCCACGGAACTCCGCACCTGGCAACTCGCCTTTGTGCCCGGCCTCTTGCAGACCGCCGACTACGCCCGTGCCCTCGCAGTCGGGAACGGTTCCTGGGACGACCTCGACGAGATCGAGACCTTCGTCGAGGCGAGGATGGCCCGGCAGGCGAGGCTGGGCGGCGAACGCCCGCTACAGCTTTGGGCGTTGCTTCATGAGGGTGCCGTACGCCAATTGGTCGGTGGTCGAGATGTCATGCGGGCTCAGCTGGAGCATCTGCTGGAGGCGGCGCACCTGCCCAACGTGCGGGTGCAGGTGGTCCCCTTCATCGTCGGCGCCCACCCCGGGATGACCTGTGCCTTCACCGTCGTCTCCTTCGCTGAGCCCGGTGCTCTGGACGTCGTACAGGTGGATACTTCGTCGACGAAGGTCTGGTTGGAGAGCGAGACTGACGCCGCGCACCACAACGCGACCTTCGATCGGATCACGCGGCTCGGACTCGCGCACAGCAACTCCGTAAGACTCATCGACGGCATCCGCAAGGAGATGTAG
- a CDS encoding DUF397 domain-containing protein encodes MSDYEFRKSTYSSGDAHGECVEVARNHPHTIAVRDSKTPGGPILQVVPDTWTTFIRSLHRAHP; translated from the coding sequence GTGTCCGACTACGAGTTCAGGAAGTCCACGTACAGCAGCGGCGACGCGCACGGCGAGTGCGTCGAAGTCGCCCGCAACCACCCCCACACCATCGCCGTCCGCGACTCCAAGACCCCCGGCGGACCGATACTCCAAGTCGTCCCCGACACCTGGACCACCTTCATACGGTCCCTGCACCGCGCGCACCCCTGA
- a CDS encoding PP2C family protein-serine/threonine phosphatase yields the protein MTDRGRRPDRVGVDRSEGFGERLLGVLLDRAHEMPPELIAPLVAEEVARVGGREVSILLQDYEQVLLVPLPGRRLKVGGPESVEDSPAGEAFLGRRTVEVPKDGSVRMYLPLLDGSDQIGVMAVTLDRVDDDDRRLLRRLAGLVADMIVTKDAYTDQFFQARRSAPMSVAAEIQWSLLPPLSMTIPQVEVAGILEPAYDVAGDSFDYALNGDVLHVAMIDAMGHGLDAATMATVAIGAYRHTRRAHTDLSQVYAFMDKAINEQFGPDHFVTAQMMILDINTGRLQWVNAGHPAPLLIRGRAVVDRLESPTTLPVGFGGEEPVVSERMLRPGDRLLCFTDGLIEEHHTGGEQFGEDQLVEWTNRILRERTEVRAVVRALSHALKHERGGTTTDDATIFLVEWRGGDADHLAIVD from the coding sequence ATGACGGACCGTGGGCGTAGGCCGGACAGGGTCGGGGTGGACCGGTCCGAGGGGTTCGGCGAACGGCTGCTCGGGGTGCTGCTGGACCGCGCACACGAGATGCCGCCGGAGTTGATCGCCCCGCTCGTCGCGGAAGAGGTGGCCAGGGTCGGGGGGCGGGAGGTCTCCATCCTCCTGCAGGACTACGAACAGGTGCTGCTGGTCCCGCTGCCGGGGCGGCGGCTGAAGGTCGGCGGCCCCGAGTCGGTCGAGGACTCCCCCGCCGGCGAGGCGTTCCTGGGCCGCAGAACGGTGGAGGTGCCGAAGGACGGCAGTGTGCGGATGTACCTGCCGCTGCTGGACGGAAGCGACCAGATCGGGGTGATGGCCGTCACCCTGGACCGCGTCGATGACGACGACCGGCGACTGCTGCGCAGACTCGCCGGTCTGGTCGCGGACATGATCGTCACCAAGGACGCCTATACCGACCAGTTCTTCCAGGCCCGCCGCAGCGCCCCGATGAGCGTGGCCGCGGAGATCCAGTGGTCGTTGCTGCCCCCGCTGTCGATGACGATTCCGCAGGTCGAGGTGGCCGGGATCCTGGAGCCCGCCTACGACGTGGCCGGCGACAGCTTCGACTACGCCCTCAACGGCGACGTTCTGCACGTGGCCATGATCGACGCGATGGGCCACGGGCTGGACGCGGCGACCATGGCGACGGTGGCCATCGGCGCCTATCGCCACACGCGGCGGGCCCACACCGATCTGTCCCAGGTGTACGCGTTCATGGACAAGGCCATCAACGAGCAGTTCGGCCCCGACCACTTCGTCACCGCGCAGATGATGATTCTGGACATCAACACCGGCCGACTGCAGTGGGTCAACGCAGGCCATCCGGCTCCACTGCTGATCCGGGGCCGCGCTGTGGTGGACCGGCTGGAGAGCCCGACCACGTTGCCTGTCGGCTTCGGCGGTGAGGAGCCGGTGGTCAGCGAGCGGATGCTGCGACCCGGCGACCGGTTGCTGTGCTTCACTGACGGACTCATCGAGGAACACCACACCGGCGGGGAACAGTTCGGCGAGGATCAGCTCGTCGAATGGACCAACCGGATCCTCCGCGAGCGCACGGAGGTACGGGCGGTGGTGCGAGCGCTCTCCCACGCCCTGAAACACGAACGCGGCGGCACCACGACCGACGACGCGACCATCTTCCTCGTCGAGTGGCGAGGCGGCGACGCCGATCACCTCGCCATCGTCGACTGA
- a CDS encoding dihydrofolate reductase family protein, with protein MDGGLVDVVNSEKRDVIVIGSPSVVHTLMAEDLVDEYRLLTFPTILGTGHRLFPTDGPPTHLECFSAERSGAAVLTRYRRARA; from the coding sequence ATGGACGGCGGTCTCGTCGACGTCGTCAACAGCGAGAAGCGCGACGTGATCGTCATCGGCAGTCCGAGCGTCGTACATACGCTGATGGCCGAGGACCTCGTCGACGAGTACCGCCTGCTGACCTTCCCCACGATCCTCGGCACCGGCCACCGCCTCTTCCCGACGGACGGGCCACCCACCCACCTGGAGTGCTTCTCCGCGGAGCGCTCGGGCGCGGCGGTCCTGACGCGGTACCGGAGGGCGAGGGCCTGA
- a CDS encoding metalloregulator ArsR/SmtB family transcription factor: MHLVPADRADRRTIDGHRVCDAIAAIGDPGHVRTWSDRFALLADPNRLSLLLALHRTGPLAVSDLAIATGMNDPAVSQALRLLRAAGVVAGEKEGRVVRYRVVDEAVRGLLAQVS; encoded by the coding sequence ATGCACCTCGTCCCGGCCGACCGAGCCGACCGCCGCACGATCGACGGACACCGGGTGTGCGACGCCATCGCCGCGATCGGCGACCCGGGACACGTCCGCACCTGGTCCGACCGCTTCGCCCTCCTGGCCGACCCGAACCGCCTCTCCCTGCTCCTGGCCCTGCACCGCACCGGCCCGCTGGCGGTCTCCGACCTCGCGATCGCGACGGGCATGAACGACCCCGCCGTGTCCCAGGCGCTACGGCTGCTGCGGGCGGCCGGGGTGGTGGCGGGGGAGAAGGAGGGGCGGGTGGTGCGGTACCGGGTGGTGGACGAGGCGGTGCGCGGGCTGTTGGCGCAGGTGTCCTGA
- a CDS encoding alpha/beta fold hydrolase yields MAFVLIHGASFGANCWDELIPHLGAEALAVDLPGRGSRAGVDLGTVTLADCADAVREDVEAKDLRDVVLVGHSFAGVTMPRVLDLIPNRIRHVVLVSAVVPPDRSRVLDQIDPEVRDLVEQSIADGVYHQTREGAAAMLCNDMDEATTTSVLDRLADDSAALLSETVDLSGYRREIPRTYVHLTRDQCYVEELQQRSIALLRPDVIDLDTGHMAMISAPEKLASVLNTIHG; encoded by the coding sequence ATGGCGTTTGTTCTCATCCACGGTGCAAGCTTCGGCGCGAACTGCTGGGACGAGCTGATCCCCCATCTCGGTGCGGAAGCGTTGGCAGTCGATCTTCCCGGGCGCGGCAGCAGGGCCGGAGTCGACCTGGGCACGGTCACTCTCGCCGACTGCGCCGATGCGGTCCGGGAGGACGTCGAGGCGAAGGACCTGCGGGACGTCGTACTGGTCGGTCACTCCTTCGCGGGAGTCACGATGCCGCGCGTCTTGGACCTCATACCCAACCGGATCCGCCACGTCGTCCTCGTGTCGGCCGTGGTGCCGCCGGACAGATCCCGGGTCCTTGACCAGATCGATCCCGAAGTGCGGGATCTGGTGGAGCAGTCCATCGCCGACGGCGTCTACCACCAGACCCGCGAGGGCGCCGCCGCAATGCTGTGCAACGACATGGACGAGGCGACCACCACGTCCGTCCTGGACCGGCTTGCCGACGATTCGGCCGCCCTGCTGAGCGAGACAGTGGACCTCAGCGGCTACCGACGCGAAATCCCCCGGACCTACGTGCACCTCACGCGGGACCAGTGCTACGTCGAGGAACTCCAGCAGCGATCCATAGCGCTGCTTCGGCCCGACGTCATCGATCTCGACACCGGTCACATGGCAATGATCAGTGCACCCGAAAAGCTTGCCTCCGTCCTCAACACCATTCACGGCTGA
- a CDS encoding HoxN/HupN/NixA family nickel/cobalt transporter: MTDPALPETAAASFRWRREDTVKTVGLMVAIAALHIVAFGILFLLVVPEHYEVGDKAFGIGLGITAYTLGMRHAFDADHIAAIDNTTRKLMADGKRPVSGGFWFALGHSSVVVLLAALIAGGTQLAGKVMNEGSSTHQVLGFLGTTVSGSFLYLIAALNLVALMGILKVFRAMRAGTYDEKELEQHLDSRGFMNRILGRLTKSITRPGQMFPLGFLFGLGFDTATEVTLMVMAGSGAAAGLPWYAILCLPLLFAAGMSLFDTLDGTFMNFAYQWAFSNPVRKVFYNLAITGLSIAVAFFIGTIELVGVLHDKLDLTDALTTWIADIDLDNVGYVIVGLFVVVWAAAIAYWRLAKVEQRWGVSSS; this comes from the coding sequence ATGACTGATCCTGCGCTGCCCGAGACCGCCGCCGCCTCCTTCCGCTGGCGGCGCGAGGACACCGTCAAGACGGTCGGTCTGATGGTCGCGATAGCCGCCCTGCACATCGTCGCCTTCGGCATCCTCTTCCTGCTGGTCGTCCCGGAGCACTACGAGGTGGGCGACAAGGCCTTCGGCATCGGACTCGGGATCACCGCCTACACCCTCGGTATGCGGCACGCCTTCGACGCCGACCACATCGCCGCGATCGACAACACCACGCGCAAGCTGATGGCGGACGGCAAGCGGCCGGTGTCCGGAGGGTTCTGGTTCGCGCTCGGGCACTCCAGTGTCGTGGTCCTGCTCGCCGCGCTGATCGCCGGCGGCACCCAGCTGGCCGGCAAGGTCATGAACGAGGGGTCAAGTACCCACCAGGTGCTCGGATTTCTCGGTACGACGGTCTCCGGGTCGTTCCTCTATCTCATCGCCGCTCTCAACCTGGTCGCCCTGATGGGCATCCTGAAGGTCTTCCGGGCGATGCGGGCGGGAACGTACGACGAGAAGGAGCTGGAGCAGCATCTCGACTCGCGCGGCTTCATGAACCGGATCCTCGGGCGGCTCACCAAGTCCATCACCCGGCCGGGGCAGATGTTTCCGCTGGGCTTCCTGTTCGGGCTCGGCTTCGACACGGCCACGGAAGTGACCCTGATGGTGATGGCCGGGTCGGGTGCGGCCGCGGGCCTTCCCTGGTACGCCATCCTCTGTCTGCCGCTGCTCTTCGCCGCCGGCATGAGCCTGTTCGACACCCTCGACGGCACGTTCATGAACTTCGCCTACCAGTGGGCCTTCTCCAACCCCGTCCGCAAGGTCTTCTACAACCTCGCCATCACCGGTCTGTCCATCGCGGTCGCCTTCTTCATCGGCACGATCGAGCTCGTCGGCGTCCTGCACGACAAGCTCGACCTCACCGACGCCCTCACCACCTGGATCGCCGACATCGACCTCGACAACGTCGGCTACGTCATCGTCGGCCTGTTCGTGGTGGTGTGGGCGGCGGCGATCGCCTACTGGCGGCTCGCGAAGGTGGAGCAGCGGTGGGGCGTCAGCAGTTCTTGA
- a CDS encoding MerR family transcriptional regulator: MTADDPLGRLDDDDYPAYTMGRAAEMLGTTPSFLRALGEARLITPLRSEGGHRRYSRYQLRIAARARELVDHGTPIEAACRIIILEDQLEEAQRINAEYRRAASRHTAGI; this comes from the coding sequence ATGACAGCAGACGATCCGCTCGGCCGTCTCGACGACGACGATTACCCCGCCTACACCATGGGGCGAGCTGCCGAGATGCTCGGCACCACCCCCAGCTTCCTCCGCGCCCTCGGCGAAGCCCGCCTCATCACCCCGCTCCGCTCCGAGGGCGGACATCGCCGCTACTCCCGCTACCAGCTGCGGATCGCCGCCCGCGCCCGGGAACTCGTCGACCACGGCACCCCCATCGAGGCTGCCTGCCGCATCATCATCCTCGAAGACCAGCTCGAAGAAGCCCAGCGCATCAACGCCGAGTACCGCCGCGCCGCCTCCCGGCACACGGCCGGCATCTGA
- a CDS encoding ATP-binding protein — translation MTDACPPRPPKSYDRHDEVSYTPYPRSIPLARRHVAGLAVDWGHPALAGDAALVASELCTNALLHGCLRDRLFRVETTLTATALRIAVTDPRGERLPGTRPPHPDDQFGRGLLIVRVLAGRWAVERLTVGKTVWAELDLPRKCDAPREQPQPIHAPSPICSAADLHNQTEFT, via the coding sequence GTGACCGACGCCTGCCCTCCCCGCCCGCCCAAGTCCTACGACCGCCACGACGAAGTCAGTTACACCCCGTACCCGCGCAGCATCCCCCTCGCCCGCAGGCACGTGGCCGGACTCGCCGTCGACTGGGGCCATCCGGCCCTCGCCGGCGACGCAGCCCTGGTGGCAAGCGAGTTGTGCACGAACGCCCTGCTGCACGGCTGCCTACGAGACCGCCTCTTCCGCGTCGAGACGACCCTCACCGCCACCGCCCTCCGCATCGCGGTGACCGACCCGAGAGGAGAACGCCTCCCCGGCACCCGGCCGCCCCACCCCGACGACCAGTTCGGCCGAGGGCTGCTCATCGTCCGTGTGCTGGCGGGTCGTTGGGCGGTGGAGAGGCTCACGGTCGGCAAGACGGTATGGGCGGAACTGGACCTCCCGAGGAAGTGCGATGCGCCGCGTGAGCAACCCCAACCGATCCATGCCCCGTCTCCTATTTGCTCTGCTGCAGACCTCCACAACCAAACTGAATTCACTTAA
- a CDS encoding DMT family transporter encodes MNVLLSAAFVVCWSSGFVGAKLGTQDAGAMTLLMWRFLPLAAVLTAVAVRRGRAPWRALAPRDLARQALIGLLSQSGYLLTVYYAIQLGVSSGTTALIDGTQPLVAGALAGPLLREYVSARQWLGLCLGLGGVALVTTADAAATTGVAWWTYLVPFAGMLSLVAATFLDRRSGTPVTPAVSLTVHCATSAVVFTTAAVATGTATPPTTGSFWLATLWLVTLSTFGGYGLYWLVLQRSGVTEVNTLMFLMAPVTAVWGALMFDEPFTTQTAAGLAVALTAVAVVRGAGSRTGEAEPARPR; translated from the coding sequence ATGAACGTCCTGCTCTCCGCCGCCTTCGTCGTGTGCTGGAGCTCGGGATTCGTCGGCGCCAAGCTCGGCACGCAGGACGCCGGTGCGATGACGCTCCTGATGTGGCGCTTCCTGCCACTGGCGGCCGTCCTCACCGCGGTGGCCGTCCGCCGGGGCCGCGCTCCCTGGCGTGCCCTGGCACCCCGCGACCTCGCCCGCCAGGCCCTGATCGGACTGCTCTCCCAGAGCGGCTACCTGCTCACCGTCTACTACGCCATCCAGCTCGGCGTCTCCAGCGGTACGACGGCCCTGATCGACGGCACCCAGCCGCTGGTCGCGGGAGCGCTCGCCGGCCCGCTGCTGCGTGAGTACGTCTCGGCCAGGCAGTGGCTCGGCCTGTGCCTGGGCCTCGGCGGAGTCGCCCTGGTCACCACGGCCGACGCGGCGGCGACCACGGGCGTGGCCTGGTGGACCTACCTCGTCCCGTTCGCCGGGATGCTCTCGCTGGTCGCGGCCACCTTCCTCGACCGGCGCTCCGGCACTCCGGTGACCCCGGCGGTGTCGCTGACCGTCCACTGCGCCACCAGCGCCGTCGTCTTCACGACCGCCGCTGTGGCGACCGGCACCGCGACCCCGCCCACCACCGGCTCCTTCTGGCTGGCGACGCTCTGGCTCGTGACCCTCTCCACCTTCGGCGGCTACGGCCTGTACTGGCTCGTCCTCCAGCGCTCCGGAGTCACCGAGGTCAACACCCTCATGTTCCTCATGGCCCCCGTCACCGCGGTCTGGGGCGCCCTGATGTTCGACGAACCCTTCACCACCCAGACCGCGGCAGGCCTGGCGGTCGCCTTGACGGCGGTGGCGGTGGTGCGGGGGGCGGGCTCCCGGACGGGGGAGGCGGAGCCCGCCCGGCCCCGCTGA